The Streptomyces seoulensis genome contains a region encoding:
- a CDS encoding zinc-dependent alcohol dehydrogenase, whose product MRALTWQGRRDVRVETVPDPQLQDPTDVIVRVTSSGICGSDLHLYEVLGPFLDAGDILGHEPMGIVEETGPQVTSLAPGDRVVVPFNISCGECWMCAQGLHSQCETTQVHDQGKGASLFGYTKLYGQVPGGQAQFLRVPFGDQLPVKIPDDPPDQRFLYLSDVLPTAWQAVEYADAPPGGTLVVLGLGPIGEMACRIARHRGVENVIGVDLVPERLQRAREHGITAYDLEEYGDSLADAIRDATDGRGADAVIDAVGMEAHGAPLAKAAQFATGLLPDALAHRIMEKVGIDRLGALHLAIDIVRRGGTISLSGVYGGMTDPMPMLTLFDKQIQLRMGQANVHRWVDDILPLLTDEDPLGVDTFATHTLPLEQAAQAYETFQAKQDGMIKAVLEPW is encoded by the coding sequence ATGCGCGCTCTCACCTGGCAGGGCAGGAGGGACGTGCGGGTCGAGACGGTCCCCGACCCGCAACTGCAGGACCCCACCGACGTGATCGTCCGTGTGACGTCGAGCGGGATCTGCGGCTCGGACCTGCATCTGTACGAAGTCCTCGGGCCGTTCCTCGACGCCGGTGACATCCTCGGCCACGAACCCATGGGCATCGTGGAGGAGACCGGCCCCCAGGTGACCTCCCTCGCCCCCGGCGACCGCGTCGTGGTGCCCTTCAACATCTCCTGCGGCGAGTGCTGGATGTGCGCCCAGGGCCTGCACTCCCAGTGCGAGACGACCCAGGTCCACGACCAGGGCAAGGGCGCCTCCCTCTTCGGCTACACCAAGCTGTACGGCCAGGTACCCGGCGGGCAGGCCCAGTTCCTCCGGGTGCCCTTCGGCGACCAGCTCCCCGTGAAGATCCCCGACGACCCGCCCGACCAGCGCTTCCTGTACCTCTCCGACGTACTGCCCACCGCCTGGCAGGCCGTCGAGTACGCCGACGCCCCGCCCGGCGGCACCCTGGTGGTCCTCGGCCTCGGCCCGATCGGCGAGATGGCCTGCCGCATCGCCCGGCACCGGGGCGTCGAGAACGTCATCGGCGTCGACCTCGTCCCCGAACGCCTCCAGCGCGCCCGGGAACACGGCATCACGGCCTACGACCTGGAGGAGTACGGCGACAGCCTGGCCGACGCGATCCGCGACGCCACCGACGGCCGCGGCGCGGACGCCGTCATCGACGCCGTCGGCATGGAGGCGCACGGCGCACCCCTCGCCAAGGCAGCCCAGTTCGCCACCGGACTGCTCCCCGACGCCCTCGCCCACCGCATCATGGAGAAGGTGGGCATCGACCGGCTGGGCGCGCTGCACCTGGCCATCGACATCGTCCGCCGGGGCGGCACCATCTCGCTCTCCGGCGTGTACGGCGGCATGACCGACCCGATGCCGATGCTGACCCTGTTCGACAAGCAGATCCAGTTGCGCATGGGACAGGCCAACGTCCACCGCTGGGTCGACGACATCCTCCCGCTGCTCACCGACGAGGATCCGCTGGGCGTGGACACCTTCGCCACCCACACCCTGCCGCTGGAACAGGCCGCCCAGGCGTACGAGACGTTCCAGGCGAAGCAGGACGGCATGATCAAGGCGGTCCTCGAACCCTGGTGA
- a CDS encoding DUF6343 family protein produces MSRRHTQDDTARVPRSRPGTTGHHRERTGTEPVTARSPLKLRLILGVIGLLVFLLGTALFALWAGAVTEQDVPDPTQLTVLAVICGVLALLAAVDLVVVVLRLARERAGRAHPG; encoded by the coding sequence ATGAGCCGACGGCACACTCAGGACGACACGGCACGCGTGCCGCGCTCGCGTCCGGGGACGACCGGCCACCACCGGGAACGCACCGGGACCGAACCGGTCACCGCCCGCAGCCCGCTGAAGCTGCGACTGATACTCGGCGTGATCGGCCTGCTCGTCTTCCTGCTCGGTACGGCGCTCTTCGCCCTGTGGGCGGGCGCGGTGACGGAGCAGGACGTACCGGACCCCACGCAGCTCACGGTCCTGGCCGTCATCTGCGGTGTCCTCGCGCTGCTCGCCGCAGTGGACCTCGTCGTCGTCGTGCTGCGTCTGGCACGCGAGCGGGCCGGGCGGGCCCATCCGGGGTGA
- a CDS encoding iron-containing redox enzyme family protein, protein MTAPPLPRPRGGLSASVVSALAGDGTTALGTPPATADPYGDDLQLALYVLYELHYRGFEGVPEELEWDPGLLALRRSLERPFLAALRRDVPPGTNAEEALDALLVEPVGHDDSSVSHHLQRDGELWQLQEYAALRSLYHLKEADPHAWVIPRLRGRAKAAMVAVEFDEFGAGRPDEIHARLYADLMGDLGLDTTYGRYLDRAPAPVLATVNLMSLFGLHRALRGALVGHFATVEVTSSPGSRRMAAAMRRTGAGAAAQRFYDEHVEADAVHEQVVRRDVVGGLLADEPHLEADIAFGVHATGLLEDRLGAHVLKAWRQQHTALRTVAPDDTE, encoded by the coding sequence GTGACCGCGCCCCCGCTCCCCCGGCCGCGCGGCGGGCTGTCCGCGTCCGTCGTCTCCGCGCTGGCCGGCGACGGCACGACGGCCCTCGGGACACCCCCGGCCACCGCCGACCCGTACGGCGACGACCTCCAGCTCGCCCTGTACGTCCTCTACGAGCTGCACTACCGGGGCTTCGAGGGCGTGCCCGAGGAACTGGAGTGGGACCCCGGCCTGCTGGCCCTGCGCCGGTCGCTGGAGCGGCCCTTCCTCGCGGCCCTGCGCCGGGACGTGCCCCCGGGCACGAACGCCGAGGAGGCGCTGGACGCGCTGCTGGTCGAGCCCGTGGGGCACGACGACAGCAGTGTCAGCCACCACCTCCAGCGTGACGGCGAGTTGTGGCAGCTTCAGGAGTACGCGGCCCTGCGCTCGCTGTACCACCTGAAGGAGGCCGACCCGCACGCCTGGGTCATCCCCAGACTGCGCGGCCGGGCCAAGGCGGCCATGGTGGCCGTCGAGTTCGACGAGTTCGGCGCCGGACGCCCGGACGAGATCCACGCCCGGCTGTACGCCGACCTGATGGGCGACCTCGGCCTGGACACCACGTACGGCCGCTACCTGGACCGGGCGCCCGCCCCGGTGCTGGCCACGGTCAACCTGATGTCCCTCTTCGGCCTGCACCGCGCCCTGCGGGGCGCCCTGGTGGGCCATTTCGCCACGGTCGAGGTGACGTCGTCGCCGGGGTCCCGGCGGATGGCCGCGGCGATGCGCCGCACCGGCGCGGGGGCTGCGGCGCAGCGGTTCTACGACGAGCACGTGGAGGCGGACGCCGTGCACGAGCAGGTGGTCCGCCGTGACGTGGTCGGCGGCCTGCTGGCCGACGAGCCGCACCTCGAAGCAGACATCGCCTTCGGTGTGCACGCCACCGGCCTGCTGGAGGACCGGCTCGGCGCCCATGTCCTGAAGGCGTGGCGGCAACAGCACACCGCCCTGCGGACCGTGGCACCTGACGACACGGAATGA
- a CDS encoding CDGSH iron-sulfur domain-containing protein, translating into MGRETETAVGVTITPDGPLLLPGPVEVTCPDGTVVTSRRFTVALCTCRRSRIYPWCDTSHRRRRKNAKDENAEDGR; encoded by the coding sequence GTGGGCCGAGAAACCGAGACCGCGGTCGGCGTGACGATCACGCCCGACGGGCCGCTGCTGCTGCCGGGGCCGGTCGAGGTGACCTGTCCCGACGGCACGGTGGTCACCTCGCGCCGCTTCACGGTGGCGCTCTGCACCTGCCGCCGCAGCCGCATCTACCCCTGGTGCGACACCAGCCACCGCCGCCGCCGGAAGAACGCGAAGGACGAGAACGCCGAGGACGGCCGGTGA
- a CDS encoding HemK2/MTQ2 family protein methyltransferase: protein MGPLAALPTPPGVYAPQHDTDLIARALAHERLDAGSAVLDLCTGSGALAVRAALRGARVTAVDISWRALATAWCNALLAGQCITVRHGDLVSAVPGRRYDLVVSNPPYVPAPAPSPPSRGAARAWDAGPDGRVFVDRICDSTAGVLHSGGVLLLVHSALCGTAPTLDRLSDAGLDAAVVNRATVPFGPVLRERRPWLHSRGMLRDRHEDREELVVVRAVRR, encoded by the coding sequence ATGGGACCACTGGCAGCGCTGCCGACACCGCCGGGTGTGTACGCCCCGCAGCACGACACCGACCTCATCGCCCGCGCCCTGGCACACGAACGCCTCGACGCCGGCTCCGCCGTCCTCGACCTGTGCACCGGCAGCGGCGCGCTGGCCGTCCGGGCGGCGTTGCGCGGAGCCCGTGTCACGGCGGTCGACATCTCCTGGCGCGCCCTGGCCACCGCGTGGTGCAACGCGCTGCTCGCCGGGCAGTGCATCACCGTGCGCCACGGCGACCTCGTCTCGGCCGTGCCGGGCCGCAGATACGACCTGGTGGTGAGCAACCCGCCCTACGTGCCCGCGCCCGCCCCGAGCCCGCCGAGCCGGGGTGCGGCCCGCGCCTGGGACGCCGGTCCGGACGGCCGGGTCTTCGTGGACCGGATCTGCGACAGCACCGCCGGTGTACTGCACAGCGGCGGGGTCCTCCTGCTCGTGCACTCCGCGCTGTGCGGCACCGCGCCGACCCTGGACCGGCTCTCCGACGCGGGACTGGACGCCGCCGTGGTGAACAGGGCCACCGTGCCCTTCGGCCCCGTGCTGCGCGAGCGCCGGCCCTGGCTGCACAGCCGGGGCATGCTGCGCGACCGGCACGAGGACCGGGAGGAGCTGGTGGTGGTCCGCGCCGTACGCCGCTGA
- a CDS encoding glycoside hydrolase family 19 protein encodes MSRRHISAALAALTLAVAPVLLPAPAASAAPAASCSSYPNWAAGQSYRAGDIVRYTDGKAYIAEHDNPGYDPIISTWYWDPYSCDGGGTTPVGNFVVTEAQFNQMFPNRNSFYSYSGLVNALSAYPGFANSGSDTVKKQEAAAFLANVNHETGGLVYVVEQNTANYPTYCDWSQSYGCPAGQAAYYGRGPIQLSWNFNYKAAGDALGIDLLHNPNLVQNDSAVAWKTGLWYWNTQSGPGSMTPHNAMVNQAGFGQTIRSINGSLECDGRNPAQVQSRVDAYQRFSQILGVSPGGNLYC; translated from the coding sequence GTGTCGAGACGGCACATCTCCGCCGCGCTGGCCGCGCTCACGCTCGCCGTGGCCCCCGTACTGCTTCCGGCACCGGCCGCTTCGGCCGCTCCGGCGGCCTCCTGTTCGAGCTACCCGAACTGGGCGGCCGGTCAGTCGTACCGGGCCGGTGACATCGTCCGGTACACGGACGGCAAGGCGTACATCGCCGAGCACGACAACCCGGGCTACGACCCGATCATCAGCACCTGGTACTGGGACCCGTACTCCTGCGACGGCGGCGGCACCACGCCGGTCGGCAACTTCGTCGTCACCGAGGCCCAGTTCAACCAGATGTTCCCGAACCGGAACTCGTTCTACTCGTACAGCGGGCTCGTGAACGCGCTCAGCGCGTACCCCGGCTTCGCCAACAGCGGCAGCGACACGGTGAAGAAGCAGGAGGCCGCGGCCTTCCTCGCCAACGTGAACCACGAGACCGGCGGTCTGGTCTACGTGGTCGAGCAGAACACCGCGAACTACCCGACGTACTGCGACTGGAGCCAGTCGTACGGCTGCCCGGCCGGGCAGGCGGCGTACTACGGGCGCGGTCCGATCCAGTTGAGCTGGAACTTCAACTACAAGGCGGCGGGCGACGCGCTCGGCATCGACCTGCTCCACAACCCGAACCTGGTGCAGAACGACAGCGCCGTGGCCTGGAAGACCGGCCTCTGGTACTGGAACACCCAGTCCGGCCCCGGCTCCATGACCCCGCACAACGCCATGGTCAACCAGGCGGGCTTCGGGCAGACCATCCGCAGCATCAACGGCTCCCTGGAGTGCGACGGCCGCAACCCCGCCCAGGTGCAGAGCCGCGTCGACGCCTACCAGCGCTTCTCGCAGATCCTCGGCGTCTCCCCCGGCGGCAACCTCTACTGCTGA
- the asnB gene encoding asparagine synthase (glutamine-hydrolyzing), with protein sequence MCGITGWVSFDRDLGAEDSVLDAMTETMACRGPDDRGTWAQGPAALGHRRLAIIDLPGGRQPMSVHTPQGNVALVYSGEAYNFTELRRELTDRGHRFTTDSDTEVVLRGYLEWGETVAERLNGMYAFAVWDGRHDKLVMIRDRMGIKPFYYHPTSDGVLFGSEPKAILANPLARPRVTLDGLREMFTLVKTPGHAVWDGMREVEPGTVVTVDRSGVRTRVYWRLETRPHTDDQDTTIDTVRALLDDIVRRQLVADVPRCTLLSGGLDSSAMTALAARQLGERGEKVRSFAVDFAGQADNFVADELRGTPDTPFVHDVAKLAGTEHQDIVLDVQSLADPAARETVIRARDLPAGFGDMDASLLLLFRAIRDQSTVALSGESADEVFGGYLQFFDEEARHADTFPWLVAFGRHFGDDTGVLRPELVGALDLEGYVADGFRTAAAGIERLDGESDFEYRMRRMSNLHLTRFVRTLLDRKDRMSMAVGLEVRVPFCDHRLVEYVYNTPWALKSFDGREKSLLREATADVLPRSVYDRVKSPYPSTQDPGYGRALQDQVKDLLARPSHRVFDLLDREKVRTAAERPDLAGTQAARRSLERTLDLAVWLDLYSPEVITG encoded by the coding sequence ATGTGCGGCATCACCGGCTGGGTGTCCTTCGACCGTGATCTCGGCGCCGAGGACTCCGTATTGGATGCGATGACCGAGACGATGGCCTGCCGGGGCCCGGACGACCGCGGCACCTGGGCGCAGGGCCCCGCCGCGCTGGGGCACCGCCGCCTCGCCATCATCGACCTTCCCGGCGGGCGCCAGCCGATGTCCGTCCACACCCCGCAGGGGAACGTCGCCCTCGTCTACTCGGGAGAGGCGTACAACTTCACCGAGCTGCGCCGTGAACTCACCGACCGCGGGCACCGGTTCACCACCGACTCCGACACCGAGGTCGTCCTGCGCGGCTACCTGGAGTGGGGCGAGACGGTGGCCGAGCGGCTGAACGGCATGTACGCGTTCGCCGTGTGGGACGGCCGCCACGACAAGCTGGTGATGATCCGCGACCGCATGGGCATCAAGCCGTTCTACTACCACCCGACCTCCGACGGCGTCCTCTTCGGCTCCGAGCCCAAGGCGATCCTCGCCAACCCGCTGGCCCGGCCCCGCGTCACGCTGGACGGCCTGCGGGAGATGTTCACCCTGGTCAAGACCCCCGGGCACGCGGTCTGGGACGGTATGCGCGAGGTCGAGCCGGGCACCGTCGTCACCGTCGACCGCTCCGGTGTGCGCACCCGCGTCTACTGGCGGCTGGAGACCCGGCCGCACACCGATGACCAGGACACGACGATCGACACCGTCCGCGCGCTCCTGGACGACATCGTGCGCCGCCAGCTCGTCGCCGACGTGCCGCGCTGCACCCTGCTCTCCGGGGGACTCGACTCCTCCGCCATGACCGCGCTGGCGGCCCGGCAGCTCGGGGAGCGGGGCGAGAAGGTGCGCAGCTTCGCGGTCGACTTCGCCGGGCAGGCGGACAACTTCGTCGCGGACGAGCTGCGCGGGACCCCCGACACCCCCTTCGTCCACGACGTGGCCAAGCTCGCCGGGACCGAGCACCAGGACATCGTCCTCGACGTCCAGTCCCTGGCCGATCCCGCCGCGCGCGAGACGGTGATCCGCGCCCGTGATCTGCCCGCCGGGTTCGGCGACATGGACGCCTCCCTCCTGCTGCTCTTCCGCGCCATCCGGGACCAGTCCACGGTGGCCCTGTCCGGCGAGTCGGCGGACGAGGTCTTCGGCGGGTACCTCCAGTTCTTCGACGAGGAGGCCCGGCACGCGGACACGTTCCCCTGGCTGGTGGCCTTCGGCCGCCACTTCGGCGACGACACCGGTGTGCTGCGGCCCGAGCTGGTGGGGGCGCTGGATCTGGAGGGGTACGTCGCCGACGGCTTCCGTACGGCGGCCGCCGGCATCGAACGGCTCGACGGCGAGAGCGACTTCGAGTACCGCATGCGGCGGATGTCCAACCTGCACCTGACCCGCTTCGTGCGGACGCTGCTCGACCGGAAGGACCGGATGAGCATGGCGGTCGGACTGGAGGTGCGGGTGCCGTTCTGCGACCACCGGCTCGTGGAGTACGTCTACAACACGCCGTGGGCACTGAAGTCGTTCGACGGGCGGGAGAAGAGTCTGCTGCGTGAGGCGACGGCGGATGTGCTGCCCCGCTCGGTGTACGACCGGGTCAAGAGCCCGTACCCCTCCACCCAGGACCCCGGGTACGGACGCGCCCTCCAGGACCAGGTCAAGGACCTCCTGGCCCGGCCCTCCCACCGCGTCTTCGACCTCCTCGACCGGGAGAAGGTCCGCACGGCCGCGGAACGCCCGGACCTGGCGGGCACCCAGGCGGCCCGGCGGAGCCTGGAGCGAACCCTCGACCTCGCCGTGTGGCTCGACCTCTACTCACCCGAGGTGATCACCGGCTGA
- a CDS encoding glutathione-independent formaldehyde dehydrogenase — protein MKAVVYERPFSVTVTEVEDPQIQHPNDVIVRITSSAICGSDLHMYEGRTAAEPGIVFGHENLGVIEEVGDGVTSLSVGDRVVMPFNVACGFCKNCLAGETGFCLTVNPGFAGGAYGYVAMGPYTGGQAERLRVPFADFNCLKLPEGDENETDYILLADIFPTGYHGCELAQVSPGETVAVYGAGPVGLMAAYSALLRGASKVFVVDRVPERLAKAEEIGAIPIDFTQGDPAEQIKALTNGEGTDKGIDAVGYQAQTGDDSGHEEPAIVLNQLVETVRPTGRLGIPGLYVPSDPGGPDENAKHGQLLVSIGKMFEKGQKMGTGQCNVKKYNRQLRDLIASGRARPSFVVSHELPLEDAPQAYEKFDKRIEGYTKVVLHPGHDLAA, from the coding sequence GTGAAAGCCGTCGTCTACGAAAGGCCCTTCAGCGTCACGGTGACGGAAGTCGAGGACCCGCAGATCCAGCACCCGAACGACGTGATCGTCCGCATCACCTCGTCCGCGATCTGCGGCTCCGACCTCCACATGTACGAAGGACGCACGGCGGCCGAGCCGGGCATCGTCTTCGGTCACGAGAACCTCGGAGTGATCGAGGAGGTCGGCGACGGCGTGACCTCCCTGTCCGTGGGGGACCGGGTCGTGATGCCCTTCAACGTCGCGTGCGGGTTCTGCAAGAACTGCCTCGCCGGCGAGACCGGGTTCTGCCTGACCGTGAACCCCGGCTTCGCGGGCGGCGCGTACGGCTATGTGGCCATGGGCCCGTACACGGGCGGTCAGGCGGAGCGGCTGCGGGTGCCCTTCGCCGACTTCAACTGCCTGAAGCTGCCCGAGGGTGACGAGAACGAGACCGACTACATCCTGCTGGCCGACATCTTCCCGACCGGCTACCACGGCTGCGAACTCGCCCAGGTCTCACCCGGCGAGACGGTCGCGGTCTACGGGGCCGGACCGGTCGGCCTGATGGCCGCCTACTCGGCGCTGCTGCGCGGCGCGTCCAAGGTGTTCGTGGTCGACCGCGTGCCCGAGCGGCTCGCCAAGGCCGAGGAGATCGGGGCCATCCCGATCGACTTCACCCAGGGCGACCCGGCCGAGCAGATCAAGGCGCTGACGAACGGCGAGGGCACCGACAAGGGCATCGACGCCGTCGGCTACCAGGCCCAGACCGGCGACGACAGCGGTCACGAGGAGCCCGCGATCGTCCTCAACCAACTGGTGGAGACGGTCCGGCCGACCGGCCGGCTCGGCATACCGGGCCTGTACGTGCCGTCCGACCCCGGCGGGCCCGACGAGAACGCCAAGCACGGTCAACTCCTGGTCTCGATCGGCAAGATGTTCGAGAAGGGCCAGAAGATGGGCACGGGCCAGTGCAACGTCAAGAAGTACAACCGCCAGTTGCGCGACCTGATCGCCTCCGGCCGCGCCCGGCCGAGCTTCGTGGTCTCCCACGAACTGCCGCTGGAGGACGCCCCGCAGGCGTACGAGAAGTTCGACAAGCGGATCGAGGGCTACACCAAGGTGGTACTGCACCCCGGCCATGACCTCGCGGCGTGA
- a CDS encoding NAD-dependent succinate-semialdehyde dehydrogenase — translation MEHYRIVNPATGETVREYPTATDAELREALGLADAAQRDWAARPPEERAAALHRVADLYEERRDRLAAIIIQEMGKPVRQALGEIDIVASIYRYYADHGEEFLKEEELDVASGGRAVIRKEAVGTLLGIMPWNFPYYQVARFAAPNLMLGNAVLLKHAPQCPESALEMERIFQDAGLPEGAYVNIFATNEQIEDVIADDRVQGVSLTGSERAGAAVAEIAGRNLKKVVLELGGSDPYLILGVSDMSRVVKDTLQGRMFNAGQACNASKRIIALDEHYDDFAERYTEAVRAIVPGDPTDPDTFMGPLSSEKAVDTLDEQVRDAVDKGATVLAGGRRMDWPGAWYEPTVLAGITPEMRAYQEELFGPVALLFKVGSEDEAVEFANNSPYGLSASVQTDDAEQADRVAQRLATGMVFVGGPAGTAAELPFGGVKRSGFGRELGRFGMEEFANHKLVRITR, via the coding sequence ATGGAGCACTACCGAATCGTCAACCCCGCCACCGGCGAGACCGTGCGGGAGTACCCCACCGCGACCGACGCGGAACTGCGCGAGGCGCTCGGGCTCGCCGATGCCGCCCAGCGCGACTGGGCCGCCCGGCCGCCCGAGGAGCGTGCCGCCGCACTGCACCGGGTGGCCGACCTCTACGAGGAGCGCCGGGACCGGCTGGCCGCGATCATCATCCAGGAGATGGGCAAGCCGGTCAGGCAGGCCCTCGGCGAGATCGACATCGTCGCCTCGATCTACCGGTACTACGCCGACCACGGCGAGGAGTTCCTGAAGGAGGAGGAGCTCGACGTGGCCTCCGGCGGCCGGGCCGTCATCCGCAAGGAGGCCGTCGGCACCCTGCTCGGGATCATGCCGTGGAACTTCCCCTACTACCAGGTCGCCCGCTTCGCCGCGCCGAACCTGATGCTCGGCAACGCCGTGCTGCTCAAGCACGCCCCGCAGTGTCCGGAGTCCGCGCTGGAGATGGAGCGGATCTTCCAGGACGCCGGTCTGCCCGAGGGCGCGTACGTCAACATCTTCGCCACCAACGAGCAGATCGAGGACGTGATCGCCGACGACCGCGTCCAGGGCGTCTCCCTCACCGGCTCCGAGCGTGCGGGTGCCGCGGTGGCCGAGATCGCGGGCCGGAACCTGAAGAAGGTCGTGCTGGAGCTGGGCGGCTCCGACCCGTATCTGATCCTCGGCGTGTCGGACATGTCCCGCGTCGTGAAGGACACCCTGCAGGGCCGCATGTTCAACGCGGGCCAGGCGTGCAACGCCAGCAAGCGGATCATCGCGCTGGACGAGCACTACGACGACTTCGCCGAGCGGTACACCGAGGCGGTCCGGGCCATCGTCCCCGGCGACCCCACCGACCCCGACACCTTCATGGGCCCGCTCTCGTCGGAGAAGGCCGTCGACACCCTGGACGAGCAGGTCCGGGACGCCGTCGACAAGGGGGCGACCGTACTGGCCGGCGGCCGCCGCATGGACTGGCCGGGTGCCTGGTACGAGCCGACCGTCCTCGCGGGCATCACCCCCGAGATGCGGGCCTACCAGGAGGAGCTGTTCGGCCCGGTCGCGCTGCTCTTCAAGGTCGGCTCCGAGGACGAGGCGGTCGAGTTCGCCAACAACTCGCCGTACGGGCTGAGCGCCTCGGTGCAGACCGACGACGCCGAGCAGGCCGACCGGGTGGCCCAGCGCCTTGCCACCGGCATGGTGTTCGTCGGCGGTCCGGCGGGCACCGCGGCCGAGCTGCCCTTCGGCGGGGTCAAGCGCTCCGGCTTCGGCCGGGAACTGGGCCGCTTCGGCATGGAGGAGTTCGCCAACCACAAGCTGGTCCGCATCACCCGCTGA
- a CDS encoding NADase-type glycan-binding domain-containing protein, translated as MRECPACGASNEATDDFCWNCGSYLGWSEGSARGRGAEPAPVPTPAPTPAPAPAPAEAERAVEPKPVAEDADPPDAAPVPTPEPAAPVDSAPVAPAPRPVAPEPTPDPPRTAAVPPPEPPAPPVAPQPVKPAKAVAPRPVVRPVAADEETSGIPCPVCRTPNPAYRRFCRKCAAPLAAVAAPERLPWWRTVWPFRRRTRGGSGRLVRLLVILAVVLALGVAGFLLLPAGRNLIEDTRDKLGTPKAVSPSRVTATAELPGHPARLSTDGLANRYWAIPGKTASVTYTFAKPFRLVDVLVTNGPARNAEDYRSQARALHLDMDVTSKDGRVRRKEIDLSDKAGSQTIIVGMSDVTTIRLTLSSPVGLSAGRHVALAEVEFFQRT; from the coding sequence ATGCGCGAGTGTCCCGCCTGCGGGGCTTCGAACGAGGCGACGGACGACTTCTGCTGGAACTGCGGGAGCTACCTCGGCTGGTCGGAGGGGTCGGCGCGGGGGCGTGGCGCGGAGCCCGCCCCCGTGCCCACCCCCGCGCCCACCCCCGCGCCCGCGCCCGCGCCCGCGGAAGCGGAACGGGCCGTCGAGCCCAAGCCGGTGGCCGAGGACGCGGACCCGCCCGACGCGGCCCCCGTGCCGACGCCCGAGCCCGCCGCTCCCGTGGACTCCGCCCCGGTGGCGCCTGCTCCCCGGCCCGTCGCTCCCGAGCCCACCCCGGACCCGCCCCGCACGGCCGCCGTCCCGCCCCCCGAGCCACCGGCTCCCCCGGTGGCCCCGCAGCCCGTCAAGCCGGCCAAGGCGGTCGCGCCCCGGCCGGTGGTACGCCCGGTCGCGGCGGACGAGGAGACCTCGGGCATCCCGTGTCCGGTCTGCCGCACGCCCAACCCGGCGTACCGGCGTTTCTGCCGGAAGTGCGCCGCGCCGCTCGCGGCCGTGGCGGCGCCGGAGCGGCTGCCGTGGTGGCGCACCGTGTGGCCGTTCCGGCGGCGTACCCGCGGCGGTTCCGGCCGGCTGGTGCGGCTGCTGGTCATCCTCGCGGTGGTGCTGGCGCTGGGCGTGGCCGGGTTCCTGCTGCTCCCGGCCGGGCGGAACCTGATCGAGGACACGCGGGACAAGCTGGGCACGCCCAAGGCGGTCAGCCCGTCCCGCGTCACCGCGACGGCCGAGCTTCCGGGGCACCCGGCCCGGCTCAGCACGGACGGGCTCGCCAACCGCTACTGGGCGATTCCCGGCAAGACAGCGTCGGTGACGTACACCTTCGCCAAACCGTTCCGCCTGGTGGACGTGCTCGTCACCAACGGCCCGGCCAGGAACGCCGAGGACTACCGCTCCCAGGCCCGCGCCCTCCATCTGGACATGGACGTCACCTCAAAGGACGGCCGGGTGCGGCGCAAGGAGATCGACCTGAGCGACAAGGCCGGGTCGCAGACGATCATCGTGGGCATGAGCGACGTCACCACGATCCGGCTGACGCTGTCCTCCCCGGTAGGTCTGTCCGCCGGCCGGCATGTCGCGCTGGCGGAGGTGGAGTTCTTCCAGCGGACCTGA
- a CDS encoding phage tail protein — MSRAAVPGLPSRHPIGGQLPALYAEDDFAQRFTAGLDTVLAPVFSTLDNLPAYLDPRVAPADFVAWLASWVGGVDDPRWPVELRREATVRAMELHRSRGTKRGLLEALDLILGVRGEVVGDGAAVWSRTPGTELPPAPDAEIVVRVWPGREATVEESRVHELVRALCPVHTRCRVEVLSAAPSGSGEGE, encoded by the coding sequence ATGAGCCGGGCCGCCGTCCCCGGTCTGCCCAGCCGCCATCCGATCGGCGGGCAACTGCCCGCGCTGTACGCGGAGGACGACTTCGCCCAGCGGTTCACCGCCGGCCTCGACACGGTCCTGGCCCCGGTGTTCAGCACCCTGGACAACCTGCCCGCCTACCTCGACCCGCGGGTGGCCCCGGCCGACTTCGTGGCCTGGCTCGCCTCCTGGGTGGGCGGGGTGGACGATCCGCGCTGGCCGGTCGAGCTGCGCCGCGAGGCCACGGTGCGGGCGATGGAACTGCACCGGTCACGCGGCACGAAGCGCGGCCTGCTGGAGGCGCTGGACCTGATCCTCGGGGTACGTGGCGAGGTCGTCGGCGACGGCGCCGCCGTCTGGTCCCGCACCCCAGGAACCGAGCTGCCGCCCGCGCCGGACGCCGAGATCGTCGTACGGGTGTGGCCGGGCCGGGAGGCGACGGTCGAGGAGTCGCGCGTCCATGAACTGGTCCGGGCACTGTGCCCGGTGCACACACGGTGCCGGGTGGAGGTCCTCTCAGCCGCTCCCTCCGGCTCCGGCGAAGGAGAGTGA